A stretch of Tenrec ecaudatus isolate mTenEca1 chromosome 2, mTenEca1.hap1, whole genome shotgun sequence DNA encodes these proteins:
- the TRIM58 gene encoding E3 ubiquitin-protein ligase TRIM58, whose amino-acid sequence MASGPPGERLREEARCPVCLDFLKDPVSVNCGHSFCFKCISEFCEKSDSAQGGIYACPQCRGPFGPESFRPNRQLGSLVESVQQLGLGAGATGAGPSGAGATGGRLCLRHGEELSRFCEEDQEALCWVCDTTSEHQSHHTAPLQEAAWGYQIKLQTALELVRKEMEEALTQEANVGKKTIIWKEKVEIRRQSFRMEFEKHRGFLAQEEQLQLRRLEEEERTTLQKLRESKNRLALQSKALKELAEELEERCQRPALALLEGVSGPLSRSKAITRLEPETIPMELKTVCHIPGMRDMLRKFQVDVKLDPATAHPSLLLTADLRSVQDGELWRDVPNNPERFDTWPCILGLQNFSSGRHYWEVVVGERAEWGLGVCQDTISRKGETTPSPENGIWAMWLLKGNEYMVLSSPSVPVLQLERPHRIGIFVDYEAGEISFYNVTNWSYIYTFNQIFTGVLRPYFFVCDTYPLILPPITEVETELGTQGSS is encoded by the exons ATGGCCTCAGGTCCCCCCGGGGAGAGGCTGCGGGAGGAGGCGAGGTGCCCAGTGTGTCTGGACTTCCTCAAGGACCCTGTCAGCGTCAACTGTGGACACAGCTTCTGCTTCAAGTGCATCTCCGAATTCTGCGAGAAGTCTGACAGCGCCCAGGGCGGCATCTATGCCTGTCCCCAATGCCGGGGTCCTTTCGGCCCTGAGAGTTTCCGCCCCAACCGGCAGCTGGGCAGCTTGGTGGAGAGTGTGCAGCAGCTGGGACTGGGAGCGGGAGCCACGGGCGCGGGACCCTCCGGGGCGGGAGCCACGGGTGGGCGCCTCTGCCTGCGCCATGGTGAGGAGCTGAGCCGCTTCTGTGAAGAGGACCAGGAGGCGCTCTGCTGGGTCTGCGACACCACCTCGGAGCATCAGAGCCACCACACGGCGCCCCTGCAGGAGGCCGCCTGGGGATACCAG ATAAAGCTGCAAACAGCCCTGGAGCTTGTGAGGAAAGAGATGGAGGAGGCCTTGACTCAAGAGGCCAACGTGGGGAAGAAGACTATAATTTGGAAG GAGAAAGTAGAAATTCGGAGGCAGAGCTTCAGAATGGAATTTGAGAAGCACCGTGGCTTCCTGGCTCAGGAGGAACAACTACAACTGAGGCGGTTGGAGGAAGAGGAGCGAACGACGCTGCAGAAATTGCGGGAGAGCAAGAACAGGCTGGCGCTGCAGAGCAAGGCCCTAAAGGAGCTGGCTGAGGAACTGGAGGAGCGATGTCAGCGTCCAGCCTTGGCCCTGCTGGAG GGTGTGAGTGGACCCTTGAGCAG aagtaaagCTATTACACGGTTGGAACCAGAAACCATTCCCATGGAGCTGAAGACAGTGTGTCACATTCCTGGGATGAGGGACATGCTAAGGAAATTTCAAG TGGATGTAAAGCTGGATCCTGCCACGGCTCACCCTAGTCTACTCTTGACTGCTGACCTTCGCAGTGTGCAGGATGGAGAACTGTGGAGGGATGTTCCCAACAACCCTGAGCGCTTTGACACCTGGCCCTGTATCCTCGGTTTGCAAAATTTCTCCTCAGGGAGGCATTACTGGGAAGTTGTGGTAGGAGAAAGAGCAGAGTGGGGGTTAGGTGTTTGTCAAGATACAATATCAAGAAAGGGAGAAACCACACCATCTCCTGAGAATGGAATCTGGGCCATGTGGCTGCTGAAAGGGAATGAGTACATGGTCCTGTCGTCCCCGTCTGTTCCTGTTCTCCAACTAGAACGGCCTCACCGCATTGGGATTTTCGTGGACTATGAAGCTGGTGAAATCTCCTTTTACAATGTCACAAATTGGTCTTACATCTACACATTCAACCAAATTTTCACTGGTGTTCTACGACCTTATTTTTTTGTCTGTGATACGTATCCTCTTATCTTGCCACCTATCACAGAAGTGGAGACAGAATTGGGGACCCAGGGGTCATCTTGA
- the OR11L1 gene encoding olfactory receptor 11L1, which yields MEPKNVSAVTEFQLLGFQNLLEWQTLLFAIFLIIYFFTVMGNVVIIAVVSQDQRLHLPMYSFLKHLSFLEIWYTSTTVPLLLANLLSWGQVISFSTCMTQLYFFVFFGATECFLLAMMAYDRYLAICSPLHYSFLMSSEICTKLIATSWLTGVGTGLLPSLMISKLDFCGPNQINHFFCDLPPLMQLSCSSIYVTELVIFFLSIAVLCICFFLTLVSYVFIVSSILRIPSASGRMKTFSTCGSHLAVVTIYYGTMISMYVRPNAHLSPEVNKIISVFYTVITPLLNPVIYSLRNKDFKEAVRKVMRRKCGIYAVRVKGSIFIR from the coding sequence ATGGAACCCAAGAATGTATCCGCTGTCACAGAATTTCAGCTGCTGGGATTCCAGAATCTTCTTGAATGGCAAACTTTGCTCTTTGCTATCTTTCTGATCATTTACTTCTTCACGGTCATGGGGAATGTTGTCATCATTGCcgtggtgagccaggaccagcgaCTACATCTACCTATGTATTCATTCCTGAAGCACCTCTCTTTTCTGGAGATATGGTATACCTCCACCACTGTGCCACTTCTCTTAGCCAACTTACTTTCCTGGGGCCAAGTCATCTCCTTCTCTACATGCATGACCCAACtttatttttttgtcttctttggGGCTACCGAGTGCTTCCTACTTGCCATGATGGCCTATGACCGATACCTGGCTATCTGCAGCCCACTCCACTATTCTTTCTTGATGAGTTCTGAAATCTGCACCAAGTTGATAGCTACTTCTTGGTTGACAGGGGTCGGAACAGGTTTACTTCCTTCCTTGATGATTTCCAAATTGGACTTCTGTGGACCCAACCAGATCAACCATTTCTTTTGTGACCTCCCTCCCCTTATGCAGCTGTCATGTTCCAGCATTTATGTCACCGAGTTGGTCATTTTTTTCCTGTCAATTGCTGTGTTGTGCATTTGCTTTTTTCTCACACTTGTGTCCTATGTTTTTATTGTATCTTCCATATTAAGAATTCCTTCCGCTTCTGGCAGGATGAAGACATTTTCGACATGTGGATCCCATTTGGCTGTTGTCACTATCTACTATGGGACCATGATCTCCATGTATGTCCGTCCCAATGCCCACTTGTCACCTGAAGTCAACAAGATAATTTCTGTCTTCTACACTGTTATCACTCCATTGCTTAACCCTGTTATTTATAGCTTAAGGAATAAAGATTTTAAAGAGGCTGTTAGAAAAGTGATGAGAAGAAAGTGTGGCATATATGCAGTAAGAGTCAAAGGAAGTATCTTTATTCGGTAA